Proteins from a genomic interval of Halopseudomonas litoralis:
- a CDS encoding helix-turn-helix domain-containing protein, which produces MIKCHLSRILGERKQKIAEVARDTDINRNTLHRLYNETATRVELDVIDQLCRYLDIQVGELFEVVEHADQQLL; this is translated from the coding sequence ATGATCAAATGCCACCTTTCTAGAATCTTGGGCGAGCGGAAGCAAAAAATTGCTGAAGTGGCCCGTGACACGGATATCAACCGGAATACTCTGCACCGGCTGTACAATGAAACCGCAACGCGGGTGGAGCTGGATGTAATCGACCAGCTGTGTCGGTATTTGGATATTCAGGTGGGGGAGTTGTTTGAGGTGGTGGAGCACGCTGACCAACAACTACTTTGA
- a CDS encoding tyrosine-type recombinase/integrase, translated as MGSVNVRDGRLYLDFRYRSVRCREHTKLSDSPANRKALAAVLAKLELEIQRGTFDYGKHFPGSPKVEHFRQIEQLVQQKAVGGKMLFEVFANLWLEEKRAEWRLSHIETIEGILRCHLVPYYRGNPIGVISKGEIMALRGLLCQADAETGKQLSASRVNHIMTALRMILNEAAERFGYESPWRNIKALPMPRADIQPFTLKEVLLIIDNVRADFRSYYLVRFFTGMRTGEIDGLTWGDVDFGSRQIHIRQALVRGQVEKTKTASSYRTLAMSQVVYDALHEQWKRSDEKNRFVFTARNGQPLNHRNVTRRVWYPLLEYLRLRKRNPYQSRHTAATLWLAAGENPEWIARQLGHANTSMLFRVYSRYIPNLIRQDGSAFEQLLDQELCEEVG; from the coding sequence ATGGGTAGCGTGAACGTACGAGATGGTCGCCTTTATCTGGATTTCCGGTATCGCAGTGTGCGTTGCCGGGAACATACCAAGTTGAGTGATTCGCCTGCCAATCGCAAGGCGTTGGCAGCAGTGCTGGCGAAACTTGAGCTGGAGATTCAGCGCGGTACTTTTGATTATGGCAAGCATTTTCCGGGGAGCCCAAAAGTTGAACACTTCCGGCAGATTGAGCAACTGGTTCAGCAGAAGGCGGTGGGCGGAAAAATGCTGTTCGAGGTATTTGCGAATCTGTGGTTGGAGGAGAAACGTGCGGAATGGCGCCTCAGTCACATAGAGACAATCGAAGGCATTCTGCGTTGTCACTTGGTGCCGTACTATCGGGGTAACCCCATAGGTGTCATCAGCAAAGGCGAGATCATGGCTTTACGTGGCCTGTTGTGCCAAGCAGATGCGGAGACGGGGAAGCAGCTCTCAGCGTCACGGGTCAACCACATCATGACGGCGCTGCGCATGATATTGAATGAGGCGGCTGAGCGTTTCGGGTATGAATCGCCGTGGCGCAATATCAAGGCATTGCCGATGCCCAGAGCAGACATCCAACCGTTCACGCTGAAAGAGGTTCTGTTGATCATTGATAATGTGCGCGCAGACTTTCGTTCCTACTACTTGGTGCGGTTTTTTACTGGCATGCGTACCGGGGAAATCGACGGCCTGACATGGGGTGACGTCGACTTTGGCTCACGGCAGATCCACATTCGTCAGGCCTTGGTTCGTGGCCAGGTTGAAAAGACCAAAACGGCGAGTTCTTACCGGACATTGGCTATGTCACAGGTTGTTTACGATGCCCTACATGAACAGTGGAAACGGTCTGATGAAAAAAACCGCTTTGTATTCACCGCCAGGAATGGCCAGCCGCTGAACCACCGAAATGTAACGCGCCGCGTTTGGTATCCCTTGCTGGAATATCTCAGATTGCGAAAGCGTAACCCTTATCAGTCCAGGCACACGGCTGCGACACTCTGGCTGGCTGCAGGAGAAAACCCGGAGTGGATTGCCAGGCAGCTGGGCCATGCGAATACAAGCATGCTGTTCCGCGTGTATTCACGTTACATCCCTAACCTGATCAGACAGGACGGTAGTGCGTTTGAGCAATTGCTGGATCAAGAACTGTGTGAGGAGGTGGGCTGA
- a CDS encoding HDOD domain-containing protein, with the protein MRSLMTRTRSSLYWVEQQLEEGGALNWCVTGLEREPAPYLRMEQLQPCNSNGQWVVVEFSTEGEGRDLVRLRPLPDCIPRSQVERQAQWASGLQKRTLVKVWSMLAYIDDAILKSFLLDVLMDDQLMLAFCSDKASHGYHHNHVGGLLAHSYEVAVSAATLCSQHQLGMRTTWVAFIGGLLHDIGKVRMFYNDSNGVSGAHEAYSFMVLSAPLEHLRMKSAPLFEALTACLALSSSRHSDPYQVAGIVRMCDRLSAEVCNWRKAFERRPSHFWYVKSQHDGRMYKRLN; encoded by the coding sequence ATGCGTTCATTGATGACACGAACTCGCTCCTCCTTGTATTGGGTTGAGCAGCAATTAGAAGAAGGCGGGGCGCTCAATTGGTGCGTCACTGGGCTGGAACGAGAGCCCGCTCCTTACTTGCGCATGGAGCAGCTGCAACCCTGTAACTCTAATGGCCAGTGGGTTGTGGTGGAGTTTTCGACAGAAGGTGAAGGACGCGACCTTGTCAGGCTGCGACCCTTGCCGGACTGCATTCCTCGCTCGCAGGTGGAACGTCAGGCTCAATGGGCCAGCGGTTTGCAGAAGAGAACGCTGGTGAAAGTCTGGAGTATGTTGGCTTACATCGACGATGCGATACTGAAAAGCTTTCTGCTTGATGTGCTTATGGACGACCAACTGATGCTTGCATTCTGCAGTGATAAGGCCAGTCACGGCTACCATCACAACCATGTCGGCGGCTTGCTGGCTCACAGCTATGAAGTGGCAGTGAGTGCCGCCACGTTGTGTAGTCAGCATCAACTGGGTATGAGGACAACATGGGTCGCATTCATAGGAGGGTTGTTGCACGATATTGGTAAAGTCCGAATGTTTTATAACGACAGCAATGGGGTGTCTGGAGCGCATGAGGCCTACAGCTTTATGGTGCTTTCAGCACCGCTGGAACACCTTCGTATGAAGTCTGCTCCGCTGTTCGAGGCGCTGACTGCTTGCCTAGCGCTGAGCAGCTCTAGACACTCAGATCCTTATCAGGTGGCTGGGATTGTGCGGATGTGCGATCGATTGTCTGCTGAGGTATGTAATTGGAGGAAAGCATTTGAGCGCCGCCCCAGTCATTTCTGGTACGTAAAGTCGCAACATGACGGGCGCATGTATAAGCGGCTCAATTGA
- a CDS encoding MbcA/ParS/Xre antitoxin family protein has protein sequence MDKKDERYEKALLAAEQLLESRKRAKSWLQHYVRGLDAKPIDLLDSDEGLAAVLTIIGRLEHGVVT, from the coding sequence ATGGACAAAAAAGACGAGCGATACGAAAAAGCACTGCTGGCAGCTGAGCAGCTGCTGGAGTCAAGGAAACGAGCGAAATCCTGGTTACAGCATTACGTGCGCGGACTTGACGCAAAGCCAATCGACTTGCTCGACAGCGACGAGGGGCTCGCCGCTGTGCTGACGATAATCGGGCGGCTGGAGCATGGCGTCGTCACATAG
- a CDS encoding WYL domain-containing protein — MPKTISWERRYQFHLLEVIAHWEGRVTAEHLNRAFGISSRTTSARIFREYRDRAPDNLVYNPQRRGYVPDTSFQPLFSKGILDEYLALLGQHNTLNPSFAGLKDVPTPTELVSTIHRTVSPEVVRLLVQATQDRSRVELLYRSLSNPTGEERIIAPHTLVYAGHRWHARAWCERNRDFRDFVLTRIASGVELIGNALEQAAPELDQDWQQQLTLCLVPNPGLSKEQQELIALDYGMDDRRELRIPVRRALAHYLLQSLNIIWESKDALPHEQPLTIRNRDDIAPYLFGS; from the coding sequence ATGCCAAAAACCATCTCTTGGGAAAGACGCTATCAATTCCATTTGCTGGAAGTCATCGCCCACTGGGAAGGGCGAGTTACCGCAGAGCACCTTAACCGCGCATTCGGCATCAGCAGCCGCACCACCAGCGCGCGCATCTTCCGAGAGTACCGGGATCGCGCACCTGACAACCTGGTTTATAATCCGCAGCGCCGAGGCTACGTCCCCGACACAAGCTTCCAGCCCCTCTTCAGTAAGGGCATTCTCGACGAGTACCTTGCGTTGTTGGGACAGCATAATACCCTGAACCCATCATTCGCCGGACTGAAAGACGTGCCAACTCCAACGGAGTTGGTATCAACTATTCACAGAACCGTGTCCCCTGAAGTTGTACGCCTGTTGGTACAGGCAACCCAGGATCGCAGTAGAGTGGAGCTATTGTATCGCTCCCTGTCGAACCCCACAGGTGAAGAGCGCATCATTGCGCCCCACACGCTGGTATATGCAGGCCACCGCTGGCACGCTCGGGCTTGGTGCGAAAGAAACAGGGATTTCCGCGATTTCGTGCTGACGAGGATCGCATCCGGGGTGGAGCTGATCGGCAACGCCCTAGAACAGGCAGCCCCTGAACTGGACCAGGACTGGCAGCAGCAGCTCACACTGTGCCTTGTTCCCAACCCCGGTCTGAGCAAGGAGCAGCAGGAGCTGATAGCCCTAGACTACGGCATGGACGATCGCCGGGAACTAAGGATTCCTGTCCGGCGCGCGCTGGCCCATTATCTGCTTCAATCCCTGAATATCATCTGGGAGTCTAAGGACGCTCTGCCCCATGAGCAGCCGCTGACCATCCGTAACCGAGACGACATCGCACCCTATCTCTTCGGTAGCTAG
- a CDS encoding IS3 family transposase (programmed frameshift), producing MTRKRRTFTPEFKQEAASLVLDQGYSITQASTSLGVVESVLRKWVKQLTEERQGVTPKGKAMTPEQQRIQELEERCRRLEMEKTIPKKGYRSLDVGRLETYTLIDQLREQAPVDMVCAAFDINRSCYYEHRQRIQRVDAERVALRAQINELFNKSRSSAGSRTIKDMLNDQGVGIGRFKVRRLMGELGLICKQPGPHKYKQATVERLDIPNRLDREFDVAQPDQVWCGDITYIWTGQRWSYLAVVLDLYARRVVGWAMSDTADADLVVQALEHAWEQRGRPHGVMFHSDQGSQYASRKFRQRLWRFRMVQSMSRRGNCWDNAPMERLFRSLKTEWIPPMGYHSLAAARKDISNYLMGYYNQKRPHAFNGGLAPAVAEEKLKTVSGIS from the exons ATGACAAGAAAGCGACGTACTTTTACCCCTGAATTCAAACAGGAAGCAGCCAGCCTGGTGCTGGACCAAGGCTACAGCATTACCCAAGCCAGCACATCGCTGGGCGTGGTTGAAAGCGTCCTGCGCAAGTGGGTTAAACAGCTCACTGAGGAGCGGCAGGGTGTCACCCCTAAAGGCAAAGCCATGACACCAGAGCAGCAGCGCATTCAGGAGTTGGAAGAGCGGTGCCGGCGGCTGGAGATGGAGAAGACCATCC CTAAAAAAGGCTACCGCTCTCTTGATGTCGGACGACTGGAAACGTACACGCTGATTGACCAGTTGAGAGAGCAGGCCCCCGTTGACATGGTGTGCGCAGCCTTTGATATCAACCGTTCCTGTTACTACGAACACCGCCAGAGGATACAGCGTGTGGATGCTGAGCGTGTAGCCCTGAGGGCCCAGATTAACGAGCTGTTCAACAAAAGCCGCAGCTCGGCAGGTAGCCGCACCATCAAGGACATGCTGAACGATCAAGGCGTCGGCATCGGCCGCTTCAAGGTGCGCCGTTTGATGGGAGAGCTTGGCCTGATTTGTAAGCAACCAGGCCCCCATAAGTACAAGCAGGCCACCGTGGAGCGGCTAGATATCCCCAACCGTTTGGACCGGGAGTTCGATGTGGCGCAACCAGATCAGGTCTGGTGCGGTGATATCACCTATATCTGGACCGGGCAGCGCTGGAGTTATCTGGCGGTGGTACTGGACCTGTATGCCCGTCGCGTCGTCGGCTGGGCCATGTCTGACACCGCTGATGCGGACTTGGTGGTACAGGCCTTGGAGCATGCGTGGGAGCAGCGTGGGCGCCCTCATGGGGTGATGTTCCATTCTGACCAAGGATCACAGTATGCAAGTCGCAAGTTCCGGCAGAGGCTGTGGCGCTTCCGTATGGTGCAAAGCATGAGTCGTCGAGGCAACTGCTGGGATAATGCTCCTATGGAGCGGCTGTTCCGCAGTCTGAAAACGGAATGGATACCGCCGATGGGGTATCACAGCCTGGCAGCTGCCCGGAAGGATATCAGCAACTACCTGATGGGGTACTACAACCAGAAGCGTCCCCACGCCTTCAATGGCGGGCTCGCTCCGGCGGTGGCCGAAGAAAAACTTAAAACTGTGTCCGGAATCAGTTGA
- the istB gene encoding IS21-like element helper ATPase IstB, with translation MSLLDSTVAQYRSLRLSATAGELTALLARAEANEMSYLNFAQSLVEHEINARSSSRVSRNLKQAQFPSEKHLEAFDYRHQTTITKRQVSALLDFSFIDNRDNLVFIGPPGVGKTHLAIGIGHKAVQAGYKVLFRTALALVEDLELAEMKGELKKRLNQLSKYDVLIIDELGYLPMTRQARYNLFQLINNLYEYRSVILTTNKDFTSWGEFFHNDNVAVPIIDRVIHHSHIFMLGGESYRLKQKTAG, from the coding sequence ATGAGCCTACTCGATAGCACCGTAGCGCAGTACCGCAGCCTTCGCCTCAGCGCGACCGCCGGTGAACTGACCGCCCTGCTGGCCAGGGCTGAAGCCAATGAGATGTCTTACCTGAATTTCGCCCAGTCGTTGGTTGAGCATGAGATCAACGCCCGTTCGAGTAGTCGTGTGAGCCGCAACCTCAAACAGGCCCAGTTCCCCTCGGAGAAGCACCTGGAGGCCTTTGATTACCGGCATCAGACCACGATCACCAAGCGACAGGTCAGTGCCTTGCTGGACTTCAGCTTTATCGATAACCGCGACAACCTGGTGTTCATTGGGCCACCGGGGGTGGGCAAGACCCACCTGGCCATTGGGATTGGCCACAAGGCCGTCCAGGCTGGCTACAAGGTGCTGTTCCGCACTGCACTGGCACTGGTCGAGGACCTGGAGTTGGCGGAGATGAAGGGCGAGCTGAAGAAGCGACTGAACCAGCTGAGCAAGTACGATGTGCTGATCATCGATGAGCTGGGCTACCTGCCGATGACCCGTCAGGCCCGGTATAACCTGTTCCAGTTGATCAACAACTTGTACGAGTACCGCTCGGTGATCCTGACCACCAACAAGGACTTCACCAGCTGGGGCGAGTTCTTCCATAACGACAACGTGGCAGTGCCCATCATTGACCGTGTAATCCACCATTCACACATTTTTATGCTGGGAGGGGAGAGCTACCGCTTGAAGCAGAAAACCGCCGGTTAG
- the istA gene encoding IS21 family transposase, translated as MIHKIKGLYDQGRGLSVRAISRELGISRNTVRKYLHLDETQISVAIADPSRTKLLDGHRDYLINQLIQFPALSAVKLARRLRERSVDLAVSDRSIRRYVQTLKQQVACGQFRYYEPVVESVPGVQCQVDPGELRGVMIGGVERVVHFVVFVLSCSRLMYVGLSFRPLDTERFIQMHDEAFRYFGGVTEECIYDQTKMVVISEQYRELTLNQRFHQYATTAGYRIHACEGYDPESKGKVEAGVKYVKRDCFYGEQFADENAVHQHLHDWLETVANARVHGTTGQHPREHFEALERSQLKPYLVPQSLLHLMPARETRKVDKTGLISWQANKYSVPMAWQQARVGVSAQDNQLLIHDLESGELIATHDLCKAKGRMIKNNNHYRDQTQRITDLEHSIDAILSDDLGSALCQLLKRTSPRIYKDQLVAVRDLLMAHAPVDTKLLGELCERSELTATGLRRYLEAWQQARARGRAISDREYAPEAGSRVGHADLNAYAHVGQSTGHGVTP; from the coding sequence GTGATTCACAAGATCAAGGGGTTGTACGACCAGGGCCGGGGTTTGTCGGTCCGTGCCATCAGCCGTGAGCTGGGGATTTCCCGGAATACCGTACGCAAGTATCTTCACCTGGATGAAACGCAGATCAGCGTCGCCATTGCTGACCCTTCGCGGACCAAGCTGCTCGACGGGCACCGTGATTATCTGATCAATCAGCTGATCCAGTTTCCAGCACTCAGTGCGGTCAAGTTGGCCCGACGTCTGAGAGAGCGCAGCGTTGATCTGGCGGTATCTGACCGGAGCATCCGCCGGTATGTACAAACGCTCAAGCAGCAGGTTGCCTGCGGCCAGTTCCGCTATTACGAACCGGTCGTTGAGTCGGTGCCGGGCGTTCAGTGCCAGGTCGATCCCGGTGAGTTGCGTGGCGTCATGATCGGCGGCGTGGAGCGCGTGGTGCATTTTGTGGTTTTTGTGTTGTCCTGTTCCCGGCTAATGTATGTCGGCCTGAGCTTCCGTCCGTTGGATACCGAGCGTTTTATCCAGATGCATGACGAGGCATTCCGTTACTTCGGCGGCGTCACTGAGGAGTGCATTTACGACCAGACCAAGATGGTGGTGATCAGCGAGCAATATCGAGAGCTGACGCTCAACCAGCGCTTCCACCAGTATGCAACCACGGCTGGCTATCGTATCCATGCCTGTGAGGGCTATGACCCGGAGAGCAAGGGCAAGGTGGAGGCCGGCGTCAAGTACGTCAAGCGTGACTGTTTCTATGGCGAGCAATTTGCGGACGAGAACGCCGTTCACCAGCATCTGCATGACTGGCTTGAGACCGTAGCCAATGCGCGTGTGCACGGCACGACCGGACAGCATCCTCGGGAGCATTTCGAGGCGCTGGAGCGCAGCCAGCTCAAGCCCTATCTGGTCCCGCAGAGCCTGCTGCACTTGATGCCTGCAAGAGAAACGCGCAAGGTCGACAAGACCGGGCTGATCTCCTGGCAGGCTAACAAGTATTCGGTACCCATGGCTTGGCAGCAAGCCCGTGTCGGTGTCAGCGCACAGGACAACCAGCTGCTGATCCATGACCTGGAGAGCGGCGAGCTCATCGCCACCCATGACCTGTGCAAGGCCAAGGGCCGGATGATCAAGAACAACAACCACTACCGAGACCAGACCCAGCGCATTACCGATCTGGAACACAGCATTGATGCGATCCTCTCCGATGATCTGGGCTCTGCCCTGTGCCAATTGCTTAAGCGGACCTCACCGCGTATCTACAAGGACCAACTGGTCGCCGTGCGTGATCTGCTCATGGCCCACGCGCCGGTTGATACCAAGCTGTTGGGTGAGTTGTGCGAGCGCAGCGAGCTGACCGCCACCGGACTCAGGCGCTACCTCGAAGCCTGGCAGCAAGCCAGGGCGCGAGGACGCGCCATCAGTGACCGCGAGTATGCGCCGGAGGCGGGTAGCCGCGTCGGCCATGCCGATCTGAATGCTTACGCCCACGTTGGCCAGTCGACTGGCCACGGAGTGACCCCATGA
- a CDS encoding OprD family porin has translation MNKNISRTLIASSILLAAHSGAVSAQEHIASGFVDGSNLSVLNRNFYFNRDDRHGQFSPKGTGYSEAWAHGITVNFESGYTEGTVGFGLDAFAMLGLKLDTGDGRNGGRSTFDVLPVDSQGKAEDEYTKIGAVAKLRAFDTVIKIGDVFPANPVVHYGDSRLLPESFRGVTLANTHVEGLTVQGGRLTGMSQPTSSSMHDDFATFYAGAVDSPWVAYFGGDYILNPELGFSLYTSRLKDAWDQTYVGISGELPMSERISLFGGINYYDARDEGKKLLGEFSNQIWSARVGIATGAHSIAVSHQRNHGDDDFDYLRQSDAIFLDNASQYNDFNAPKEQSWMFRYDLDMTEYGVPGLSFMTRYAKGSEADYSNANAVYMRRDADGDPLTDQKRWERDIEAKYIVQSGKLHGLSFRVRQATARATAFESDLDEVRIIIEYPLDII, from the coding sequence ATGAATAAAAACATCAGTCGCACGTTGATTGCCTCGTCAATACTGCTTGCCGCTCACTCCGGAGCTGTATCAGCACAAGAACATATTGCATCTGGCTTCGTAGATGGAAGCAACCTATCGGTACTGAACCGAAATTTCTATTTTAATCGAGACGACCGTCATGGTCAGTTCAGTCCGAAAGGGACAGGATATTCTGAAGCATGGGCACACGGCATCACGGTTAACTTCGAGTCAGGTTATACCGAAGGGACAGTTGGTTTTGGTTTGGATGCTTTCGCGATGTTGGGTTTGAAACTCGATACTGGCGACGGACGAAACGGCGGACGCAGCACCTTTGACGTACTTCCTGTCGACTCCCAGGGCAAAGCCGAAGACGAATACACAAAGATCGGGGCGGTAGCTAAGCTGCGCGCCTTTGACACAGTAATCAAGATAGGTGACGTTTTTCCGGCTAACCCTGTTGTCCACTACGGAGATTCACGGCTACTTCCTGAAAGTTTCAGGGGCGTTACACTGGCCAATACACATGTTGAAGGATTGACCGTACAAGGCGGTCGACTCACTGGCATGAGCCAGCCAACCAGCAGCAGTATGCATGATGATTTCGCAACATTTTATGCAGGCGCGGTCGACTCTCCATGGGTGGCTTATTTCGGAGGGGATTATATCCTCAATCCCGAATTAGGGTTCAGCCTATATACAAGCCGCCTTAAAGACGCCTGGGATCAAACGTATGTTGGTATTTCCGGTGAGCTGCCAATGTCCGAACGAATTTCGCTGTTTGGTGGCATAAATTATTACGATGCCCGCGACGAGGGCAAGAAGCTACTCGGAGAGTTTAGCAACCAGATATGGAGTGCTAGAGTCGGAATTGCGACCGGTGCCCACAGCATCGCGGTGTCCCACCAGCGCAACCATGGAGATGACGATTTCGATTATCTGCGGCAATCCGATGCAATCTTTCTCGATAACGCATCTCAGTATAATGATTTCAACGCACCAAAAGAGCAGTCGTGGATGTTTCGTTATGATCTGGACATGACTGAGTATGGCGTGCCGGGACTTTCATTCATGACCCGTTATGCCAAAGGAAGCGAGGCCGACTATTCAAATGCTAACGCGGTCTATATGAGACGGGATGCGGACGGGGACCCGCTTACTGACCAGAAGCGTTGGGAGAGAGACATCGAAGCCAAGTACATAGTGCAGTCCGGAAAACTCCATGGCCTGTCTTTTAGGGTGCGCCAGGCTACTGCACGTGCAACCGCTTTTGAATCGGATCTAGATGAAGTCAGGATTATTATAGAATACCCGCTTGATATTATCTGA
- a CDS encoding cation diffusion facilitator family transporter, producing the protein MGHQHLHNEQAGDKRVWWAVAVNLILTVVQIAGGILSGSLSLVADAIHNLSDAISMAIAYIARRIARRPANEEWTFGYVRAELIAALINYTTLIVIGLYLVYEAIFRFIEPQPVQGWTVVIVAAVALMVDTITAMLTYSLSKSSINIRAAFLHNVSDALGSVGVIIAGTLIILYDWVFIDPLITLMIAGYILWQAFTEIGGAIRILMSATPKDIDPQEVISRSLAVSGVCGVHHLHIWLIDEHRTSLEAHVVIEDQLMSRSEDIKNDLKKMLKDTFSIHHVTLDVESSSGECGDAKTIGH; encoded by the coding sequence GTGGGACATCAACATCTACATAACGAACAGGCTGGTGATAAACGCGTTTGGTGGGCCGTAGCCGTCAATCTTATCCTAACCGTGGTGCAGATAGCGGGGGGAATATTGTCAGGGAGCCTCTCACTGGTTGCCGATGCGATACACAACCTGAGCGACGCGATCTCGATGGCTATCGCCTATATCGCCAGAAGGATAGCTCGGCGTCCAGCCAACGAAGAGTGGACGTTCGGATATGTTCGAGCAGAGTTGATTGCAGCGCTTATAAACTACACCACCTTGATCGTGATCGGCCTGTACCTGGTTTACGAAGCGATCTTTCGCTTTATCGAACCGCAGCCTGTTCAGGGGTGGACTGTTGTCATTGTCGCAGCTGTCGCTTTAATGGTTGACACGATAACGGCCATGCTGACCTATTCATTATCAAAGTCCAGTATTAATATTCGGGCGGCGTTTTTACACAACGTGTCAGATGCATTGGGGTCCGTTGGAGTCATCATCGCAGGTACTTTGATTATTCTGTACGACTGGGTATTTATAGATCCTCTGATAACGCTAATGATAGCTGGGTATATATTGTGGCAAGCATTTACAGAAATAGGCGGCGCCATACGCATACTCATGTCTGCCACACCAAAAGATATAGATCCCCAGGAGGTTATATCAAGGTCGTTGGCCGTTTCAGGGGTGTGTGGCGTTCATCACCTGCACATCTGGCTCATAGATGAACACCGGACATCACTCGAGGCCCACGTTGTGATTGAGGACCAGCTGATGAGCCGAAGTGAGGACATCAAGAATGATCTCAAGAAAATGCTCAAAGATACCTTTTCCATTCATCATGTTACGTTAGATGTGGAATCTTCATCGGGAGAATGTGGCGACGCGAAAACGATTGGCCATTGA
- a CDS encoding P-II family nitrogen regulator, with translation MQEIKAYIKNHKLEAVTLALHRVSGISGMSVSEVRGFGRSKAHTSAANPIDGTADFVKHVKIEVVCHNQYVDEVVQVLKDVAHTGLRGDGRIFVSDVRRAIRIEDGVEDSTVV, from the coding sequence ATGCAAGAGATCAAAGCCTATATCAAGAACCACAAGCTCGAAGCAGTGACCCTGGCGTTGCACCGGGTGAGCGGTATCAGCGGTATGAGTGTCTCCGAGGTGCGTGGTTTTGGGCGGAGCAAGGCCCATACCAGCGCGGCCAACCCGATTGACGGCACGGCGGATTTCGTCAAGCACGTAAAAATCGAGGTGGTGTGTCATAACCAGTACGTGGACGAGGTGGTTCAGGTACTGAAAGACGTGGCCCATACCGGGCTACGGGGTGATGGGCGCATTTTCGTCAGCGATGTCAGACGGGCAATTCGGATCGAGGATGGTGTCGAGGATAGCACTGTCGTCTGA